Proteins encoded within one genomic window of Burkholderiaceae bacterium:
- a CDS encoding NADH dehydrogenase encodes MAANGANDNQAGSKSDSRIAIVGGGAGGLELASKLGRRLGPQRVTLVDQQLFHIWKPTLHEVAAGTLDIHQEGLSYEMLAHDNGFRFVYGPLVALDAKRRTIGIAPIRDEDGEVLLPARELGYDRLVLALGSTSRYFGVPGAAEHTLSLNDPESAEQFRRRMLKLLAAADLRKQRDGSGSVDIVIIGGGATGVELAAELREASAVHTRYGFRRLDPDQDVRITVLEGSPRVLAPLTEKVSTAAVELLRRRHVAVHTDCQVTRIDADGIEDRAGRRYPSDITVWAAGIEAPPLLRTLGLPVNPAGQVEVDAQLRVKGLAGVLALGDCAACAGKDGRLLPPRAQTAHQQADYLRNALLGENRGRAWPERAYAYRDHGSLVSLGTDTTVGSLMGGLFGATWFVEGLFARLMYMSLHLMHHEAVLGARRTAVLALARFLVKRATPRVKLH; translated from the coding sequence ATGGCAGCGAACGGGGCGAACGACAACCAGGCCGGCAGCAAAAGCGACAGCCGAATCGCCATCGTCGGCGGCGGCGCGGGCGGGCTTGAACTCGCGTCCAAGCTCGGTCGGCGGCTCGGCCCGCAGCGGGTGACGCTGGTGGACCAGCAGCTGTTCCACATCTGGAAGCCGACGCTGCACGAGGTCGCCGCCGGCACGCTCGACATTCACCAGGAAGGCTTGTCGTACGAGATGCTGGCGCACGACAACGGCTTTCGCTTCGTCTACGGCCCGCTGGTCGCGCTCGACGCGAAGCGCCGCACGATAGGCATCGCCCCGATCCGCGATGAAGACGGCGAGGTGCTGCTGCCGGCGCGCGAACTCGGCTACGACCGGCTCGTGCTCGCACTCGGCAGCACCTCGCGCTACTTCGGCGTGCCCGGCGCGGCCGAGCACACACTGTCGCTGAACGACCCGGAATCGGCCGAGCAGTTTCGCCGCCGCATGCTGAAATTGCTGGCCGCGGCCGACCTGCGCAAGCAGCGCGACGGCTCGGGCAGCGTGGACATCGTGATCATCGGCGGCGGCGCGACCGGTGTCGAACTTGCGGCGGAATTGCGCGAGGCGAGCGCGGTGCACACCCGGTACGGGTTCCGCCGGCTCGATCCGGACCAGGACGTGCGCATCACCGTGCTCGAGGGAAGCCCGCGCGTGCTGGCCCCGCTGACCGAAAAAGTTTCTACCGCTGCGGTCGAACTGCTGCGCCGGCGCCATGTCGCGGTCCACACCGATTGCCAGGTGACCCGGATCGACGCCGATGGCATCGAAGACCGCGCCGGGCGACGCTACCCGAGCGACATCACGGTCTGGGCCGCCGGCATCGAGGCGCCGCCGCTCCTGCGCACGCTTGGATTGCCGGTGAACCCTGCGGGCCAGGTCGAAGTCGATGCGCAGCTGCGCGTCAAGGGTCTGGCCGGCGTGCTCGCTTTAGGCGACTGCGCCGCCTGCGCCGGCAAGGATGGGCGGCTGCTGCCGCCGCGCGCACAGACCGCGCACCAGCAGGCGGATTACCTGCGCAATGCGCTGCTGGGCGAAAACCGTGGCCGAGCCTGGCCGGAACGCGCCTACGCGTACCGCGATCACGGCTCGCTGGTGTCGCTCGGCACCGACACCACGGTCGGCAGTCTGATGGGTGGGCTGTTCGGCGCGACCTGGTTCGTCGAAGGCCTGTTCGCGCGCCTGATGTACATGAGCCTGCACCTGATGCACCACGAGGCGGTGCTCGGCGCGCGCCGTACCGCGGTGCTGGCGCTGGCGCGCTTCCTGGTCAAGCGCGCGACGCCGCGCGTCAAGCTGCATTGA
- a CDS encoding 4-hydroxy-2-oxovalerate aldolase gives MTLKGKKITLHDMTLRDGMHPKRHLMTLEHMKTIAQGLDQAGMPLIEVTHGDGLGGSSVNYGFPAHSDEEYLGAVIPLMKRAKVSALLLPGIGTVDHLKMARELGVHTIRVATHCTEADVSEQHITLARKMEMDTVGFLMMSHMNSASGLVSQAKLMEGYGANCIYITDSAGHMLPRDVTEKLGAVRQALKPETELGFHGHHNLAMGVANSIAAIEAGANRIDAASAGLGAGAGNTPMEVLVAVLDLMGVETGVDVFKIQDVAEDLVVPIMDFPIRIDRDALTLGYAGVYGSFLLFAKRAEAKYGVPAREILVEMGRRGCVGGQEDMIEDTALTLSKQKHKKQSAIGQMA, from the coding sequence ATGACACTCAAGGGCAAGAAGATCACGCTGCACGACATGACGTTGCGCGATGGCATGCACCCCAAGCGCCACCTGATGACGCTGGAGCATATGAAGACCATTGCGCAGGGGCTGGACCAGGCGGGCATGCCGCTGATCGAGGTCACGCACGGCGACGGCCTCGGCGGCTCGTCGGTCAACTACGGCTTTCCGGCGCACAGCGACGAGGAGTACCTCGGCGCCGTGATTCCGCTGATGAAGCGGGCCAAGGTCAGCGCGCTGCTGCTGCCGGGTATCGGCACGGTCGACCACCTGAAGATGGCGCGCGAACTCGGTGTGCACACCATCCGCGTCGCGACCCACTGCACCGAAGCCGACGTCTCCGAGCAGCACATCACGCTGGCGCGCAAGATGGAGATGGACACGGTCGGCTTCCTGATGATGAGCCACATGAACAGCGCGTCAGGACTGGTCAGTCAGGCCAAGCTGATGGAAGGCTACGGCGCCAACTGCATCTACATCACCGATTCGGCCGGCCACATGCTGCCGCGCGACGTGACCGAGAAGCTCGGCGCGGTGCGCCAGGCCCTGAAGCCCGAGACGGAACTGGGCTTTCACGGCCACCACAACCTGGCGATGGGCGTGGCCAACTCGATCGCCGCGATAGAGGCGGGCGCGAACCGCATCGACGCTGCGTCTGCTGGTCTGGGCGCGGGCGCCGGCAACACGCCGATGGAGGTGCTAGTGGCGGTGCTGGACCTGATGGGCGTGGAAACCGGCGTGGACGTGTTCAAGATCCAGGACGTGGCCGAGGACCTGGTGGTGCCGATCATGGACTTTCCGATCCGCATCGACCGCGACGCGCTGACGCTCGGGTACGCTGGCGTGTACGGCAGCTTCCTGCTGTTCGCCAAGCGCGCCGAAGCCAAGTACGGCGTGCCGGCGCGCGAAATCCTGGTCGAGATGGGTCGGCGCGGCTGCGTCGGCGGCCAGGAGGACATGATCGAGGACACCGCGCTGACGCTATCGAAACAGAAGCATAAAAAACAGTCTGCGATTGGGCAAATGGCCTAA
- a CDS encoding acetaldehyde dehydrogenase, acetylating has translation MTKKIKCALIGPGNIGTDLLAKLQRSPVLEPVWMVGIDPTSDGLKRAREMGIKTTAEGVDGLVPHMKADGVQIVFDATSAYVHAENSRKVTAQGAMMIDLTPAAIGPYCVPPVNLKQHVGRREMNVNMVTCGGQATIPMVAAVSRVQPVAYGEIVATVSSRSVGPGTRKNIDEFTRTTAGAVEKVGGAKKGKAIIIINPAEPPLIMRDTVHCLTQDEPDQAAITKSIHDMIAEVQKYVPGYKLVNGPVFDGKRVSVFMEVEGLGDYLPKYAGNLDIMTAAAARTAEMFAEELLAGKLRLEPVAA, from the coding sequence ATGACGAAAAAAATCAAATGCGCCTTGATCGGCCCCGGCAACATCGGCACCGATCTGCTGGCCAAGCTGCAGCGAAGCCCAGTGCTGGAACCCGTGTGGATGGTCGGCATCGACCCGACTTCGGACGGCTTGAAGCGCGCCCGCGAGATGGGCATCAAGACCACGGCCGAAGGCGTCGACGGCCTGGTCCCGCATATGAAGGCGGATGGCGTGCAGATCGTGTTCGACGCCACCAGCGCCTACGTGCACGCCGAGAACTCGCGCAAGGTGACCGCGCAGGGCGCGATGATGATCGACCTCACGCCCGCGGCGATCGGCCCGTACTGCGTGCCCCCGGTGAACTTGAAGCAGCATGTCGGCCGGCGCGAGATGAACGTCAACATGGTCACCTGCGGCGGCCAGGCGACGATTCCGATGGTGGCCGCCGTCAGCCGCGTGCAGCCGGTCGCCTACGGCGAGATCGTCGCCACCGTCTCTTCCCGCTCGGTCGGCCCGGGCACGCGCAAGAACATCGATGAATTCACCCGCACCACCGCCGGCGCGGTCGAGAAGGTCGGCGGCGCCAAGAAAGGCAAGGCCATCATCATCATCAACCCGGCCGAGCCGCCGCTGATCATGCGCGACACCGTGCACTGCCTGACCCAGGACGAGCCCGACCAAGCCGCGATCACGAAAAGCATCCACGACATGATCGCCGAGGTGCAAAAGTACGTGCCCGGCTACAAACTGGTCAACGGCCCGGTGTTCGACGGCAAGCGCGTCTCGGTCTTCATGGAGGTCGAGGGCCTGGGCGACTACCTCCCCAAGTACGCCGGCAACCTAGACATCATGACGGCAGCCGCCGCGCGCACCGCCGAAATGTTTGCCGAGGAGTTGCTGGCCGGCAAGCTCCGGCTCGAACCCGTGGCAGCTTAA
- a CDS encoding Oxidoreductase, short-chain dehydrogenase/reductase family yields MDYGINGKVALVSGSTKGIGYASAKALAAEGAAVVLNGRGAADVEAAVARLRRELPRADVRGVAADLGTAAGAGALIAALPQADILVNNLGIFEPRPFEQITDADWLRFFEVNVLSGVRLARHYVAGMRAGNWGRIVFVSSESALQIPTEMIHYGTTKTAQLAVARGLAETLAGTGVTVNSVLPGPTASEGVADFVAALAADQGMDNATFEREFFRSARPSSVIRRFAAPDEVAAMIAYVCSAQASATTGAALRVDGGVVRAIA; encoded by the coding sequence ATGGATTACGGCATCAATGGCAAGGTTGCGCTGGTCAGCGGCTCGACCAAGGGGATCGGCTACGCGAGCGCGAAGGCATTGGCCGCGGAGGGCGCGGCAGTGGTGCTCAACGGCCGCGGGGCAGCGGACGTCGAGGCCGCGGTGGCGCGTCTCAGGCGCGAACTGCCGCGCGCTGACGTGCGCGGCGTGGCCGCCGACCTCGGCACCGCGGCCGGCGCCGGCGCGCTCATCGCCGCGCTGCCACAGGCCGACATCCTGGTCAACAACCTCGGCATTTTCGAGCCCAGGCCGTTCGAGCAGATCACCGACGCCGACTGGCTGCGCTTCTTCGAGGTCAACGTTCTGAGCGGCGTGCGCCTTGCGCGCCACTACGTGGCCGGCATGCGCGCCGGCAACTGGGGCCGCATCGTGTTCGTGTCCAGCGAGTCGGCGCTGCAGATCCCGACCGAGATGATCCACTACGGCACGACCAAGACCGCCCAGCTTGCGGTCGCGCGCGGCCTGGCCGAGACGCTGGCCGGCACCGGCGTGACGGTCAACAGCGTGCTGCCCGGACCGACGGCATCCGAAGGCGTGGCGGATTTCGTTGCCGCGCTCGCGGCCGACCAAGGCATGGACAACGCGACGTTCGAGCGCGAGTTCTTCCGCAGCGCGCGGCCCTCGTCGGTGATCCGGCGTTTCGCGGCTCCCGACGAGGTCGCGGCCATGATCGCCTATGTCTGCAGCGCGCAGGCCTCGGCGACCACCGGTGCCGCATTGCGGGTCGACGGCGGGGTGGTGCGTGCGATTGCTTGA
- a CDS encoding indolepyruvate ferredoxin oxidoreductase family protein: MSSKQDSGTVFTQEEGTVHLGGIDALVRLTLDQVRTDARRGLRTGMFISGYRGSPLGMLDEALLKKQKLLLEQNIHFVDGLNEDLAATAVWGTQMLHAVGKQKFDGVTGMWYGKAPGVDRSGDALKHANYTGIDKNGGVLAVVGDDPSCKSSSLCSQSEPMLMHVGMPSLYPGNVQEILDFGLHGYLMSRLSGLWVGLKIVTNIADGSGSAEVSPERLQFVTPDLTFGGKPFTPHMNLGMNVRAEALEMEQSLYTRRLEIAKRYAAANKLNHVVFENPDAWLGIITAGKTYNDLRQCFLELGLDDAALRRYGIRILKMGMLFPMEPGVVRDFARGLKEIFVIEEKRPFLEMFAKNVLYGQANAPRIVGKFDDEEKELLPHYGEFESDAIGRALTKRLSQKTRIESAEAWLARLDEIHARAKLPTSARTAWYCSGCPHNSSTQAVEGSIVSAGIGCHTMAMWMDRNVVMGTHMGAEGAQWIGMAPFTDAKHIFQNMGDGTYAHSGSLAIRYCAATNANITFKVLRNAHTSMTGGQQIQGEEPLAKMVAELLANGVKKVIVTSDHPEKISGLPGGTEAWHRDRMDEAQRALAAVPGTTVLVHDQECAAELRRARSRGKAEEPAEVVVINERVCEGCGDCGVKSNCMSVEPVATEFGRKTRINQSSCNRDYSCVKGFCPSFLTITPTPEPAAAGNGKKKKMNRRVPALERALPDPVKKVDDTLGFGVHIMGIGGTGSVTVAATIANAARHEGKHVIGLDQTGMAQKGGAVISDLKITHQPFSGSNKISDGRCDLYLGFDILNATDPKNLDKCLPQRTIAVVSTTQAPTGQMVKDRKVFFPVVPNLTAGIDRITRKADNVYLDGQALAEGLFGDAMATNNFMVGVAYQAGTIPLKAESIEAAIRESGVGIEQSLAAFRWGRMAVVDRDFVLAEIAKYAARVEARPLSAAARAMIDAVGAQGETRRLLEVRVPELITFQNEDYARRYVEVIRRVLAAETKAVSGQSALAEAAARYLYKLMAYKDEYEVARLHTDPAFLAQLDAMFPNGYSVKYNLAPPTISKRDPVTGHLIKRQFGPWMGTAFKWLARFKGLRGGALDVFGKTEERHQERQLIEDYVNDLDTICASLAPANHAAAVALASVPDEIRGYGHVKDQNIASARVLRERCLQAFANPVSTVEQARPASMVWTPTSA, from the coding sequence ATGTCATCCAAGCAGGACAGCGGCACCGTCTTCACGCAAGAAGAAGGCACCGTCCACCTCGGCGGCATCGACGCGCTGGTGCGGTTGACGCTCGACCAGGTGCGCACCGACGCGCGCCGGGGCTTGCGCACCGGCATGTTCATCTCCGGCTATCGCGGCTCGCCGCTGGGCATGCTGGACGAGGCATTGCTAAAGAAGCAAAAGCTGCTGCTCGAGCAGAACATTCATTTCGTCGACGGTCTCAACGAAGACCTCGCCGCCACGGCGGTATGGGGCACGCAGATGCTGCATGCCGTCGGGAAACAGAAGTTCGACGGTGTCACCGGGATGTGGTACGGCAAGGCTCCGGGGGTGGACCGATCCGGCGACGCGCTCAAGCACGCCAACTACACCGGCATCGACAAGAACGGCGGCGTGCTCGCGGTGGTCGGCGATGATCCGAGCTGCAAGTCGTCGTCGCTGTGCAGCCAGAGTGAGCCGATGCTGATGCACGTCGGCATGCCTTCGCTGTATCCGGGCAACGTGCAGGAAATCCTCGACTTCGGGCTGCACGGCTACCTGATGTCGCGTCTGTCCGGGCTCTGGGTCGGCCTGAAGATCGTCACCAACATCGCCGATGGCTCGGGCTCGGCCGAGGTGTCGCCGGAGCGGCTTCAGTTCGTCACCCCCGACCTGACGTTCGGCGGCAAGCCGTTCACGCCGCACATGAACCTTGGCATGAACGTGCGCGCCGAGGCGTTGGAGATGGAGCAGTCGCTGTACACGCGCCGGCTCGAGATCGCCAAGCGTTACGCGGCGGCGAACAAGCTCAACCACGTCGTGTTCGAGAACCCCGACGCGTGGTTGGGCATCATCACCGCCGGCAAGACCTACAACGATCTGCGCCAGTGTTTCCTCGAGCTGGGCCTGGATGATGCCGCATTGCGCCGCTACGGCATCCGCATCCTCAAGATGGGCATGCTGTTCCCGATGGAGCCGGGCGTCGTGCGCGACTTCGCGCGCGGCCTCAAGGAGATCTTTGTCATTGAAGAGAAGCGACCGTTCCTCGAGATGTTCGCGAAGAACGTGCTGTACGGGCAGGCCAACGCGCCGCGCATCGTCGGCAAGTTCGACGACGAGGAGAAGGAACTGCTGCCGCACTACGGCGAATTCGAATCCGACGCAATCGGCCGGGCCTTGACCAAGCGCCTGTCGCAGAAGACGCGCATCGAATCGGCCGAGGCGTGGCTCGCGCGGCTTGACGAGATCCACGCGCGCGCGAAGCTGCCGACCTCGGCGCGTACCGCCTGGTACTGCTCGGGCTGTCCGCACAACAGCAGCACGCAGGCGGTCGAAGGCAGCATCGTCTCGGCTGGCATCGGCTGCCACACGATGGCGATGTGGATGGACCGCAACGTCGTGATGGGCACGCACATGGGCGCCGAGGGCGCACAGTGGATCGGCATGGCGCCGTTCACCGACGCGAAGCACATCTTCCAGAACATGGGCGACGGCACCTACGCCCATTCAGGCAGTCTGGCGATCCGCTACTGCGCCGCGACCAACGCAAACATCACGTTCAAGGTGCTGCGCAATGCCCATACGTCGATGACCGGCGGCCAGCAAATTCAGGGCGAGGAGCCGCTGGCGAAGATGGTCGCGGAACTGCTCGCCAACGGCGTCAAGAAGGTCATCGTCACCAGTGACCACCCGGAGAAGATCAGCGGACTGCCCGGTGGCACCGAGGCCTGGCACCGCGATCGCATGGACGAGGCGCAGCGCGCGCTCGCCGCGGTTCCCGGCACCACGGTGCTGGTGCACGATCAGGAATGCGCGGCCGAGTTGCGCCGCGCGCGCAGCCGCGGCAAGGCCGAAGAGCCGGCCGAAGTGGTCGTCATCAACGAGCGCGTCTGCGAGGGTTGCGGCGACTGCGGCGTCAAATCCAACTGCATGAGCGTCGAGCCGGTGGCCACCGAGTTCGGCCGCAAGACGCGCATCAACCAATCGTCGTGCAACAGGGACTACTCTTGCGTCAAGGGCTTTTGCCCGTCGTTCCTGACGATCACGCCGACGCCCGAGCCGGCCGCCGCCGGCAACGGCAAGAAGAAGAAAATGAACCGCCGCGTCCCGGCGCTCGAGCGCGCGCTCCCCGACCCTGTGAAGAAGGTCGACGACACGCTCGGCTTCGGCGTGCACATCATGGGCATCGGCGGCACAGGTTCGGTGACAGTCGCCGCGACGATCGCGAACGCCGCGCGGCACGAAGGCAAGCATGTGATCGGGCTGGACCAGACTGGTATGGCGCAAAAGGGCGGCGCGGTGATCTCCGACCTCAAGATCACGCACCAACCGTTCAGCGGCTCGAACAAGATCTCCGATGGCCGCTGCGACCTGTACCTCGGCTTCGACATCCTGAACGCGACGGATCCGAAGAACCTCGACAAGTGCCTGCCCCAGCGGACGATCGCGGTGGTGTCGACCACGCAGGCGCCGACCGGGCAGATGGTGAAAGACCGCAAGGTGTTCTTCCCCGTAGTGCCGAACCTCACCGCCGGCATCGATCGAATCACCCGCAAGGCCGACAACGTGTACCTGGATGGGCAGGCGCTGGCTGAAGGTCTGTTCGGCGACGCGATGGCGACCAACAACTTCATGGTCGGCGTGGCGTACCAGGCGGGGACGATCCCGCTGAAGGCAGAGTCGATTGAGGCGGCCATCCGTGAATCGGGCGTGGGCATCGAGCAGAGCCTTGCGGCGTTCCGCTGGGGTCGCATGGCGGTGGTCGATCGTGACTTCGTGCTGGCGGAGATCGCTAAGTACGCAGCCAGGGTCGAGGCACGGCCGCTGTCGGCGGCCGCGCGCGCCATGATCGACGCGGTGGGCGCGCAGGGGGAAACGCGGCGCTTGCTCGAGGTGCGGGTCCCCGAACTGATCACATTCCAGAACGAAGACTATGCCAGGCGCTATGTGGAGGTGATCAGGCGCGTCCTCGCGGCGGAAACGAAGGCCGTATCCGGCCAGAGCGCTCTGGCCGAAGCGGCGGCCCGCTACCTGTACAAGCTGATGGCGTACAAAGACGAGTACGAAGTGGCGCGACTTCACACCGACCCGGCGTTCCTGGCCCAACTCGACGCGATGTTTCCGAACGGCTACAGCGTCAAGTACAACCTGGCGCCGCCCACCATTTCCAAGCGCGATCCGGTCACCGGACACCTGATCAAACGTCAGTTCGGCCCGTGGATGGGCACGGCCTTCAAGTGGCTGGCCCGCTTCAAGGGGTTGCGCGGCGGCGCGCTCGATGTCTTCGGCAAGACCGAGGAGCGGCACCAGGAGCGCCAGTTGATCGAAGACTATGTCAACGATCTCGACACGATCTGCGCCAGCCTGGCGCCGGCCAACCACGCTGCCGCGGTCGCGCTGGCGAGCGTGCCGGACGAGATTCGGGGCTACGGCCATGTGAAGGACCAGAACATTGCCAGCGCCCGGGTCCTGCGCGAGAGGTGCTTACAGGCGTTTGCGAATCCGGTGTCCACGGTGGAGCAGGCTCGGCCTGCGTCGATGGTGTGGACACCGACATCGGCATGA
- a CDS encoding 2-hydroxymuconate tautomerase — MPFAQIFMIEGRTEEQKRAVIEKVTQALVEAVNAPKENVRVWIQDVPKENWGIAGVSAKALGR, encoded by the coding sequence ATGCCGTTTGCACAGATTTTCATGATCGAAGGCCGCACCGAGGAGCAGAAGAGGGCCGTCATCGAAAAGGTGACGCAGGCGCTGGTCGAAGCCGTGAACGCGCCGAAGGAGAACGTGCGGGTCTGGATCCAGGACGTGCCCAAGGAGAACTGGGGCATCGCCGGCGTGTCGGCCAAGGCGCTCGGGCGCTGA
- a CDS encoding 4-oxalocrotonate decarboxylase — translation MALNRKDIEALAAHLEAAELEARDVTKITDDHPAMDWADAYDIQDEIRRRKEARGHRTVGLKAGLTSFAKMKQMGVDTPCFGFVSDYMARPDGGEIRMDELIHPKVEAEICIVTKAPLKGPGCHVGAVLAATDFVVPAVEIIDSRYRDFKFDLKSVIADNTSASRFVVGGRSRRVDDLDLRTLGVVLEKNGRIVAMAAGAAVLGHPAAAVAMMANHLGARGQEISAGSFIMTGGVTEAIAVAAGDAISVRFQDLGTVAMRFV, via the coding sequence ATGGCACTGAACCGCAAGGACATCGAGGCGCTGGCCGCGCATCTGGAGGCCGCCGAGCTCGAGGCGCGCGACGTCACCAAGATCACCGACGACCATCCGGCGATGGACTGGGCCGACGCCTACGACATCCAGGACGAAATCCGTCGCCGCAAGGAGGCGCGCGGCCACAGGACGGTGGGCCTGAAGGCCGGTCTCACCTCGTTCGCCAAGATGAAGCAGATGGGAGTCGACACCCCATGCTTCGGCTTCGTCAGCGACTACATGGCGCGCCCGGACGGCGGCGAGATCCGCATGGACGAACTGATCCATCCGAAGGTCGAGGCCGAGATCTGCATCGTCACCAAGGCGCCGCTCAAGGGCCCGGGATGCCACGTTGGCGCGGTGCTGGCGGCGACCGATTTCGTCGTGCCGGCGGTCGAGATCATCGACAGCCGCTACCGCGATTTCAAGTTCGACCTGAAAAGCGTGATCGCCGACAACACCTCGGCCTCGCGCTTCGTCGTCGGCGGGCGTTCGCGCCGGGTCGACGACCTGGACCTGCGCACACTCGGCGTCGTGCTCGAGAAGAACGGCCGGATCGTCGCGATGGCCGCCGGTGCCGCGGTGCTTGGCCATCCGGCCGCTGCGGTGGCGATGATGGCGAATCACCTCGGCGCGCGCGGCCAGGAGATTTCCGCGGGCAGCTTCATCATGACCGGCGGCGTGACCGAGGCGATCGCCGTCGCCGCCGGCGACGCAATCTCGGTGCGCTTCCAGGACCTTGGCACGGTCGCCATGCGCTTCGTCTGA
- a CDS encoding 2-hydroxyhexa-2,4-dienoate hydratase: protein MDSSTIQRYGDELYQALMQREAVAPLSDREPSITVDDAYRIQLRMIQHRLDAGEVVVGKKIGVTSQAVMDMLGVNQPDFGQLLSGMVFNEGEAVQASKMIAPRAEAEVAFILSRDLEGPGVTAADVLRATDCVLPCFEIVDSRIKDWKIKIQDTVADNASCGVFALGGTRKSPRDIDLALAGMVLEKNGEIVSTSCGASVQGSPVNAVAWLANTLGRLGIALKAGDVILSGSQSPLVPVKAGDSLHCAVGGLGSTSVRFI, encoded by the coding sequence ATGGATTCATCCACCATCCAGCGCTACGGCGACGAGCTGTACCAGGCCCTGATGCAACGCGAGGCCGTCGCGCCTTTGAGCGACCGCGAGCCTTCGATCACGGTCGACGACGCCTACCGCATCCAGCTTCGGATGATCCAGCACCGGCTCGATGCCGGAGAAGTCGTGGTTGGCAAGAAGATCGGCGTCACGAGCCAAGCCGTGATGGACATGCTCGGCGTGAACCAGCCCGACTTCGGCCAACTGCTCTCGGGCATGGTGTTCAACGAGGGCGAGGCGGTTCAGGCCTCGAAGATGATCGCGCCGCGCGCCGAGGCCGAGGTTGCGTTCATCCTGTCGCGCGACCTCGAAGGCCCGGGCGTGACGGCGGCCGACGTGCTGCGCGCGACCGACTGCGTGCTGCCCTGCTTCGAGATCGTCGATTCGCGCATCAAAGACTGGAAGATCAAGATTCAGGATACGGTGGCCGACAATGCCTCCTGCGGCGTGTTCGCGCTCGGCGGCACGCGCAAGAGCCCGCGCGACATCGACCTCGCGCTCGCCGGCATGGTGCTCGAGAAGAACGGCGAGATCGTCAGCACCTCGTGCGGCGCTTCGGTGCAGGGCTCGCCGGTGAACGCGGTGGCCTGGCTCGCGAACACGCTGGGGCGGCTCGGCATCGCGCTCAAGGCCGGCGACGTGATCCTGTCGGGCTCGCAGTCGCCGCTGGTTCCGGTGAAAGCCGGCGACAGCCTGCATTGCGCCGTTGGCGGGCTGGGCAGCACCTCGGTGCGATTCATCTGA
- a CDS encoding putative MFS-type transporter, which yields MSSTAAVSASIVQSTRARVGLAVILFVTLLISYFDRVNVSVLVADPTFLASMGIAGQPVKMGMLMSLFLFAYGIGNIVLTPIGNWLGPRKAMALSILLWAVSVALGGLAGSFGMLLATRVLLGLGEGLHWPMQSTFVKNWFPPSERARANSAWLLGITVGPMIAIPMITAVVAGAGWRASFFVLVLLSLIPLTLVWFFTSDEPRGSRFANAAEVEYIEAGLRAEQQGAPSGQLSMAFLCSAGMFWGVLAWLPAYLKTARGFSWAQMGSLATLPYVAGVVTIIIAGVVADRMQRNKAILPVIALFGAAAGIWVSVHAASNTASALAITAAIASLGIGLATYWTMMQAIVAKSSVGVAAGVMNGVASLGSAGIPALVGYLIASNGGSFTAGLSFLVALGVVGGLCMLVLFIARR from the coding sequence ATGTCTTCCACCGCGGCCGTTTCGGCGTCCATCGTCCAATCCACGCGCGCCCGCGTGGGATTGGCAGTCATCCTCTTCGTCACGTTGCTGATTTCGTACTTCGACCGCGTTAACGTCTCGGTGCTGGTGGCCGACCCGACCTTCCTGGCCAGCATGGGCATCGCTGGCCAACCGGTGAAGATGGGCATGCTGATGTCGCTCTTTCTGTTTGCCTACGGTATCGGCAATATCGTGCTCACGCCCATCGGCAACTGGCTGGGCCCGCGCAAGGCCATGGCCCTGTCCATCCTGCTGTGGGCCGTGTCGGTGGCGCTGGGCGGCCTGGCCGGCAGTTTCGGCATGCTGCTGGCCACCCGCGTGCTGCTGGGCTTGGGCGAGGGCCTGCACTGGCCGATGCAGAGCACCTTCGTGAAGAACTGGTTTCCGCCCAGCGAACGCGCGCGCGCCAACTCGGCCTGGCTGCTGGGCATCACGGTCGGGCCGATGATCGCCATTCCGATGATCACCGCCGTGGTGGCGGGCGCCGGCTGGCGCGCCAGCTTCTTCGTGCTGGTGCTGCTGAGCCTGATTCCGCTGACCCTGGTGTGGTTCTTCACCAGCGACGAGCCGCGCGGCAGCCGCTTCGCCAATGCCGCCGAGGTCGAATACATCGAGGCCGGGCTGCGCGCCGAGCAGCAGGGCGCCCCGTCGGGCCAACTGTCGATGGCCTTCCTGTGCTCGGCGGGCATGTTCTGGGGCGTGCTCGCCTGGCTGCCGGCCTACCTGAAGACCGCGCGCGGCTTCTCGTGGGCGCAAATGGGTTCGCTCGCCACGCTGCCCTACGTGGCGGGCGTGGTCACCATCATCATTGCTGGCGTCGTGGCCGACCGCATGCAGCGCAACAAGGCCATCCTGCCGGTGATCGCGCTGTTCGGCGCCGCCGCCGGCATCTGGGTCAGCGTGCACGCCGCTAGCAACACCGCCAGCGCGCTGGCCATAACCGCCGCCATCGCTTCGCTGGGCATCGGCCTGGCGACCTACTGGACCATGATGCAGGCCATCGTCGCCAAGTCCTCCGTCGGCGTGGCCGCCGGCGTGATGAACGGCGTGGCCAGCCTGGGCTCGGCCGGCATCCCGGCCCTGGTCGGCTACCTGATCGCCAGCAACGGCGGCAGCTTCACCGCGGGCCTCAGCTTCCTGGTCGCGCTCGGCGTCGTCGGGGGCCTGTGCATGCTGGTGCTCTTCATCGCCCGACGGTGA